The Sphaerospermopsis torques-reginae ITEP-024 genome has a window encoding:
- a CDS encoding glycosyltransferase family 2 protein, translated as MTINIQISEPLISVIIPTYNRPEYLKQAITSAVNQTYQNIEIIVSDNCSPENPENLVASFCDPRIRFWRHPENVGMLNNQMNAFKIAQGKYVASLHDDDMWHQDFLAKLVPHLETNPNLILAFCDQYIIDGQGQIIPAATEENSRSYKRDKIAYGIHENFQQIGLVDKSIPTAAACVIRNALIDWDSIPSEVGGMWDLYITYLCCISGYGVYYYPEKLTYYREHEQTDTMLSGRRNIQAKIRKAKSEIFCYQTFMEDKRLQQFHSHFRNLWLEAHTTLGIGLMLDQQTTAARSYFWQALQRQKFNLRTLIALTLSFTPPKFTHKLLGV; from the coding sequence ATGACTATAAATATTCAAATATCCGAACCTCTGATTAGCGTGATTATCCCTACTTATAACCGACCAGAATACCTCAAACAAGCAATCACTAGCGCAGTTAACCAAACTTATCAAAACATTGAAATTATTGTTTCTGATAATTGTAGTCCTGAAAATCCTGAAAATTTAGTTGCATCTTTTTGTGACCCACGGATCAGATTTTGGCGACATCCAGAAAATGTGGGAATGCTCAATAATCAAATGAATGCCTTTAAAATTGCACAAGGTAAATATGTCGCTAGTCTCCATGATGATGATATGTGGCATCAGGATTTTTTAGCTAAACTTGTACCACATCTAGAAACTAATCCTAATTTGATTTTAGCTTTCTGTGACCAATATATTATTGATGGTCAAGGTCAAATTATTCCGGCAGCAACTGAAGAAAATTCCCGCAGTTATAAGCGTGATAAAATTGCTTATGGAATTCATGAAAATTTCCAACAAATTGGTTTAGTTGATAAAAGTATACCTACAGCAGCAGCTTGTGTAATTCGTAATGCTTTAATTGATTGGGATAGTATTCCTTCAGAAGTTGGGGGAATGTGGGATTTATATATAACTTACTTATGTTGTATTTCAGGATATGGGGTTTACTATTATCCCGAAAAATTAACATATTATCGAGAACATGAACAAACTGATACCATGCTGAGTGGTAGACGGAATATCCAGGCAAAAATCCGCAAAGCTAAAAGTGAAATTTTCTGTTACCAAACCTTTATGGAAGATAAGCGTTTACAACAGTTTCATTCACATTTTAGAAACCTATGGTTAGAAGCACATACAACTTTAGGAATTGGCTTGATGCTAGATCAACAAACCACAGCAGCACGTTCTTATTTTTGGCAAGCATTACAGAGACAAAAATTTAATTTGCGAACTTTAATAGCCCTGACTCTCAGTTTTACACCTCCCAAATTCACACATAAATTACTGGGTGTTTAA
- a CDS encoding glycosyltransferase family 4 protein — protein sequence MKLCIVTHKIQKGDGQGRVNYEVAKEAINRGYHLTLLASEISPELAENSRVNWIKIPVNGYPSEFIRNFIFAQKSGAWLRKHRHEVDLIKVNGAITKSASDVNAVHFVHSSWWRSPVHISRHRQDLYGLYQWFYTAINAYAEKQAFRESKVVIAVSGKVADELVNIGVPREKIRVIVNGVDLQEFAPGISHRQKLGLPENVNLALFAGDIRTTRKNLDSILQALVKVPNLHLAVVGKTEGSPFPELANSLGISERVHFLGYRRDVAEIMRAVDFFVFPSRYEACSLVLLEAMASGLPVITATATGGAELVTPEAGIILPDTDDINALSAALLLLTDNILRQQMGKAARNIAEQHSWSIMAQTYLDLFTELMQNEEYSSHPHLSPSPGLITLPYRTASPN from the coding sequence GTGAAACTTTGCATTGTTACCCATAAAATTCAAAAAGGTGATGGTCAAGGAAGAGTTAACTATGAGGTGGCTAAAGAAGCCATAAATCGTGGCTATCACCTGACATTATTAGCCAGTGAAATCTCACCAGAACTAGCAGAAAATAGCCGAGTAAATTGGATAAAAATTCCTGTCAACGGATATCCTAGTGAATTTATTCGCAATTTTATCTTTGCTCAAAAAAGTGGTGCTTGGTTACGTAAACATCGCCATGAAGTAGATTTAATTAAAGTCAATGGTGCAATTACTAAAAGTGCGAGTGATGTAAATGCCGTACATTTTGTCCATAGTTCTTGGTGGCGATCGCCTGTACATATTTCTCGTCATCGTCAAGATTTATATGGTTTATATCAATGGTTTTACACTGCCATTAATGCCTATGCTGAAAAACAGGCATTTCGAGAAAGTAAAGTTGTAATTGCTGTATCTGGAAAAGTGGCTGATGAATTAGTAAACATTGGTGTACCCCGTGAGAAAATTCGGGTGATTGTTAATGGTGTAGACTTACAAGAATTTGCTCCCGGTATTTCTCATAGGCAAAAATTGGGTTTACCAGAAAATGTCAATTTAGCCTTATTTGCTGGAGACATTCGCACAACTAGAAAAAACTTAGATTCAATTCTGCAAGCCTTAGTAAAAGTCCCCAATTTACATTTAGCAGTTGTAGGAAAAACAGAAGGTAGTCCCTTTCCAGAATTAGCAAATAGTTTAGGCATCAGTGAACGAGTGCATTTTTTAGGATATCGAAGGGATGTAGCCGAAATTATGCGGGCTGTAGATTTCTTTGTTTTTCCTTCCCGATATGAAGCTTGCAGTCTGGTTTTATTAGAAGCAATGGCTTCCGGTTTACCTGTGATCACTGCCACAGCTACAGGAGGTGCAGAATTAGTCACACCAGAGGCAGGAATTATTTTACCGGATACAGATGATATAAATGCTTTATCTGCCGCCTTATTGTTATTAACAGATAATATACTGCGTCAACAAATGGGTAAAGCGGCTCGCAACATTGCCGAACAACATAGCTGGTCAATAATGGCACAAACCTATTTAGACTTATTTACAGAGTTAATGCAAAATGAGGAATACAGTTCTCATCCCCACCTATCGCCGTCCCCAGGACTTATCACGCTGCCTTACCGCACTGCAAGCCCAAACTAA
- a CDS encoding glycosyltransferase, with protein MRNTVLIPTYRRPQDLSRCLTALQAQTKPVDQVIVVVRDTDTETWQFLGEFPPHNLPLQIVTVTKPGVVAALNTGLTAVNGDIVSITDDDAAPHPDWLEKITAHFESDGCIGAVGGRDWIHQGQKIETGSCAKVGRVQWFGRVIGNHHLGVGKPREVDVLKGVNMSFRTQAMGKLRFDQRMRGTGAQVHFEMAFTLALKRAGWKIIYDPSVAVDHYPAQRFDEDQRENFNEIAFTNLVHNETLVLLEHLSPLRRIVFLFWAIFIGTRDSLGIVQWLRFLPSQGIIATKKLQASLRGRWQAWQSNKLIIDN; from the coding sequence ATGAGGAATACAGTTCTCATCCCCACCTATCGCCGTCCCCAGGACTTATCACGCTGCCTTACCGCACTGCAAGCCCAAACTAAGCCAGTGGATCAGGTAATTGTGGTAGTCCGGGATACAGATACAGAAACTTGGCAATTCCTGGGCGAATTTCCGCCCCACAACCTACCATTGCAAATTGTCACAGTCACAAAACCAGGAGTAGTAGCTGCTCTCAACACCGGACTTACAGCAGTAAACGGAGACATAGTTTCCATTACTGATGATGATGCTGCTCCCCATCCTGACTGGCTAGAAAAAATCACTGCCCACTTTGAAAGCGATGGTTGCATCGGTGCAGTAGGTGGACGTGACTGGATACACCAAGGCCAGAAAATAGAAACCGGTTCTTGTGCAAAAGTAGGGCGTGTACAGTGGTTTGGGCGAGTAATTGGCAACCATCATTTAGGAGTAGGAAAACCCCGTGAAGTTGATGTCCTTAAAGGTGTGAATATGAGTTTTCGCACCCAAGCAATGGGGAAATTAAGATTTGATCAACGGATGCGAGGAACTGGCGCACAGGTACATTTTGAAATGGCATTTACCCTAGCTCTCAAACGTGCAGGTTGGAAAATTATTTATGATCCTAGCGTTGCCGTAGATCACTATCCTGCCCAACGTTTTGATGAAGATCAGCGGGAAAACTTTAATGAAATTGCCTTTACTAACTTAGTTCATAATGAAACCCTTGTTTTATTAGAACATTTATCACCTTTACGCCGAATTGTCTTTTTATTTTGGGCAATCTTCATCGGCACTAGGGATAGTTTAGGAATAGTGCAATGGCTGAGATTTTTACCCAGTCAAGGCATAATTGCCACTAAAAAATTACAAGCCTCTTTGCGGGGACGTTGGCAAGCATGGCAAAGTAATAAATTGATAATTGATAATTGA
- a CDS encoding O-antigen ligase domain-containing protein, translating to MISKQILFNSFLQTNYSPEKRSAQAWIVIAGFILLTATCYFGGAANLLRLVFPASSFVVAVFLYLRHPILYIGFTWWIWFLTPFLTRLVDYRIGWDPTRQMMLAPYLVVLVTIVTFIKYLPGAVRQGGLPFVLGFIGVIYGFLVGLIFNQPVPVIRGLLDWLSPIIFAFHLFINWRDYPSYRQHIQRVFLWCVLITGAYGIYQFVVAPEWDKLWLIESKMFTSSGNPEPFGMRVWSTLHSTGPFGSVMQAGLLLLFTSSGPLIFPASAVGYLSFLLSQVRTNWGGWLLGIIIILGSVKARIQMRLIMIILVMAMCVVPLLTIEPISEVVTTRLESFSNLEKDTSFQDRSKSYDRNLNLALSTALGNGLGNIWKVNEKTGQIEVIVIDSGILDMFFTLGWFGAIPYLGGLLLMLFSVSNYTEGKFDSFVSAARAISISSCAQLIIYSGMLSIGGMIMWGFLAMAMAAHKYYQQQGMRM from the coding sequence GTGATTTCCAAACAGATCCTTTTCAATAGTTTTTTACAAACTAATTATTCCCCAGAAAAAAGATCAGCACAAGCTTGGATAGTCATTGCTGGCTTTATCTTGCTCACAGCAACTTGCTATTTTGGAGGTGCTGCTAATTTATTACGCTTAGTTTTTCCCGCATCTTCCTTCGTAGTTGCTGTATTTTTATACTTGCGTCATCCCATTCTTTACATTGGTTTTACTTGGTGGATTTGGTTTCTCACACCCTTCCTAACTCGGTTAGTTGACTATCGAATTGGTTGGGACCCCACCCGGCAAATGATGCTTGCACCTTATTTAGTGGTACTTGTTACTATTGTCACTTTTATCAAATATTTACCTGGTGCTGTTCGTCAAGGAGGTTTACCTTTTGTTTTAGGTTTTATCGGGGTTATCTACGGTTTTTTAGTGGGATTAATTTTTAATCAACCAGTTCCAGTTATCCGCGGACTTTTAGACTGGTTAAGTCCCATTATTTTTGCATTTCATTTATTTATAAATTGGCGAGATTATCCCAGTTATCGTCAACACATTCAGCGGGTATTTTTATGGTGTGTTTTAATCACAGGAGCTTATGGAATATATCAATTTGTAGTTGCTCCTGAGTGGGATAAATTGTGGCTCATAGAATCAAAAATGTTTACCAGTTCTGGTAATCCTGAACCTTTCGGAATGCGGGTTTGGAGTACGCTGCACTCAACTGGTCCATTTGGCTCAGTTATGCAAGCTGGTTTGTTGTTATTATTTACCAGTTCGGGTCCGTTAATTTTTCCTGCCTCAGCAGTTGGGTATTTGTCATTTTTACTTTCTCAAGTACGTACTAATTGGGGTGGCTGGTTGTTAGGGATAATTATAATTTTGGGTTCGGTAAAAGCCCGGATTCAAATGCGTTTAATTATGATCATTTTAGTAATGGCTATGTGTGTTGTACCATTGCTGACTATTGAACCTATCTCTGAAGTTGTTACTACTCGCTTGGAAAGTTTTTCTAATCTGGAAAAAGATACTAGTTTTCAGGATAGATCAAAATCTTATGATCGAAATCTCAATTTAGCCCTTTCTACTGCTCTTGGTAATGGTTTAGGAAATATCTGGAAAGTTAATGAAAAAACTGGACAAATTGAAGTTATTGTGATTGACAGCGGCATTTTAGATATGTTTTTTACTTTGGGTTGGTTCGGTGCTATACCTTATCTTGGTGGGTTGTTATTAATGCTTTTTAGTGTTAGTAACTATACTGAAGGAAAGTTTGATAGTTTTGTTAGTGCTGCTCGTGCTATTAGTATCAGTTCCTGCGCTCAGTTAATTATCTATAGTGGGATGTTAAGTATAGGAGGTATGATTATGTGGGGTTTTTTGGCTATGGCTATGGCAGCACATAAATACTATCAGCAGCAAGGAATGAGGATGTAG
- a CDS encoding aspartoacylase, with the protein MNQINRVAIVGGSHGNELIGVYLIKKFHKYPGLIQRSSFETLSLFGNPKAIASGSRYIDKDLNRCFTGDNLPDDKISIYEELRAKEIQAILQPQNQDCVNAIIDLHTTTANMGLCIILGNMHPLLLHLAAHLSAINPLVKVYIHQQPKNSGFLRSLSELGLAIEVGAVAQGILNAELFQQTEQLIYAVLDYFEQCNQGKIPQNSHTLTIYQSICAVDYPRNEDGEIKAMIHPQLQFRDYQPLHPGDPIFLTFEGEAIFYEGESIVYPLFINEAAYYEKGIAMYFSQKEVINI; encoded by the coding sequence ATGAATCAAATCAATCGTGTGGCAATTGTTGGAGGCAGTCACGGTAATGAATTAATTGGAGTTTATTTAATCAAAAAGTTCCATAAATATCCAGGTTTAATTCAGAGATCAAGTTTTGAAACTTTGTCATTATTCGGTAATCCTAAAGCTATTGCCAGTGGGAGCAGATACATTGATAAAGATTTAAATCGTTGCTTTACTGGAGACAATTTACCTGATGACAAAATTTCTATTTATGAAGAATTAAGGGCTAAGGAAATTCAAGCAATTTTGCAACCACAAAACCAAGATTGTGTGAATGCAATTATTGATTTACATACGACTACAGCCAACATGGGATTATGTATTATTTTAGGTAATATGCACCCCCTGTTATTGCATTTGGCGGCTCATCTGAGTGCAATTAATCCTTTAGTAAAAGTCTATATTCATCAGCAACCTAAAAACAGTGGTTTTCTCCGTTCTTTAAGTGAATTAGGTTTAGCTATAGAAGTTGGTGCTGTAGCTCAAGGTATTTTAAATGCGGAATTGTTTCAACAAACAGAGCAACTAATTTATGCTGTGTTGGACTATTTTGAACAATGTAACCAAGGTAAAATTCCACAAAATAGTCACACCCTGACAATTTATCAATCTATTTGTGCGGTTGATTATCCTAGAAATGAAGATGGGGAAATTAAAGCTATGATTCACCCCCAACTTCAATTTAGAGATTATCAACCTCTTCATCCCGGTGATCCAATTTTCCTCACTTTTGAAGGTGAAGCAATTTTCTATGAGGGAGAGTCTATTGTGTATCCTCTCTTTATCAATGAAGCTGCTTATTATGAGAAAGGAATTGCTATGTATTTTAGTCAAAAGGAAGTTATTAATATATAG
- a CDS encoding glycosyltransferase family 4 protein translates to MRILHITNHIQKIGNGIVNVAVDLACLQSKQGFKVAVASAGGEYEKLLANHGIEHFQLNQSRTPLNIIKAAWRYREIIKEFQPDIVHAHMMTGVVLAGILRNNHEYSLVSTVHNEFQRSAVLMGLADRVIAVSHAVADSMIRRGIPAEKLRVVANGTLGSPRHRKIQDYQPKKLHHPAITTVAGMYTRKGIGELIAAFQLIAQDFPQAHLYLVGEGPDRAIFESMVKNCGKLRKQIHFEGFQPEPQRYMLSTDIFVLASHCESFGLVLTEAREAGCAIVASDVDGIPETLDHRQAGILIPPKDSQTLANTLAQLLKDPQQLQSWKLRAQQNLERFSAMRVSEETLAVYRELTRQYAVINPIQIKELVVGK, encoded by the coding sequence ATGCGAATACTACACATTACGAACCATATCCAAAAAATCGGTAACGGAATTGTCAATGTCGCAGTAGACTTAGCTTGTTTACAATCAAAACAAGGTTTTAAAGTTGCTGTCGCCTCAGCAGGTGGAGAATACGAAAAATTATTAGCAAATCATGGAATTGAGCATTTTCAACTCAATCAATCACGTACACCATTAAACATCATTAAAGCCGCCTGGCGTTATCGAGAAATTATCAAAGAATTTCAACCAGATATTGTTCATGCCCACATGATGACAGGAGTTGTACTGGCAGGAATTTTGAGAAATAATCATGAATATAGTTTAGTTTCCACTGTACATAATGAATTTCAACGTAGTGCAGTATTAATGGGATTAGCAGATCGGGTAATTGCAGTTAGTCATGCAGTAGCTGATTCTATGATTCGTCGTGGTATTCCCGCCGAAAAATTAAGAGTAGTTGCTAACGGTACTTTAGGCAGTCCTCGACATAGAAAAATCCAAGATTATCAACCTAAAAAATTACATCATCCAGCGATTACTACAGTCGCAGGAATGTATACTAGAAAAGGTATTGGTGAGTTAATTGCAGCCTTCCAACTTATTGCTCAAGATTTTCCTCAAGCCCATCTTTATTTAGTAGGAGAAGGTCCTGATCGTGCGATATTTGAGAGCATGGTTAAAAACTGCGGTAAACTACGCAAACAAATTCATTTTGAAGGTTTCCAACCAGAACCCCAACGATATATGTTATCCACAGATATCTTTGTTCTCGCCTCACATTGTGAATCATTTGGTTTAGTTTTAACAGAAGCACGAGAAGCCGGTTGTGCCATTGTCGCTAGTGATGTAGATGGCATTCCTGAAACGTTAGATCATCGTCAAGCTGGTATTCTTATTCCACCCAAAGATAGCCAAACATTGGCTAATACCTTAGCACAATTACTCAAAGATCCTCAACAATTACAAAGCTGGAAATTACGCGCCCAGCAAAATCTAGAAAGATTTAGTGCCATGCGAGTAAGTGAGGAAACATTGGCTGTATACCGTGAGTTAACTAGACAATATGCCGTCATCAACCCAATACAAATTAAAGAATTAGTAGTAGGTAAATAG
- a CDS encoding PIG-L deacetylase family protein → MVKTTLMELQKLIPSNLLNTVQYIHASLLAKFILGWGSEQFQFSEASAMVFSPHQDDETLGCGGMIARKREQGIKVAVTFLTDGRGSHGADTNIQNQIIQIRKQESLEALDILGVSPSEIHFLDKKDGSLPDLNTEEKQQTIAQISELLKSYQPGEVYVPHRKDCHRDHEATYYLVKEAIAQSGIKVQLLQYPIWAFWRAPLFILLKFNDIKSAYRLSITSVQEKKKRAIAAYPSQMQTLPPGFIKRFLSSEEIFFHS, encoded by the coding sequence ATGGTAAAAACAACCTTGATGGAATTACAAAAATTAATTCCCAGCAATTTATTAAATACAGTCCAATATATTCATGCTAGTTTACTTGCAAAATTTATTTTAGGTTGGGGAAGTGAACAGTTTCAATTTAGTGAAGCTTCTGCAATGGTTTTTTCTCCCCATCAAGATGATGAAACTTTAGGTTGTGGTGGGATGATCGCTCGCAAACGGGAACAAGGAATAAAAGTAGCCGTCACTTTTTTAACCGATGGACGGGGTTCACATGGTGCAGATACAAATATTCAAAATCAAATCATTCAAATTCGTAAACAAGAGTCTTTAGAAGCATTAGATATTTTGGGTGTTTCTCCTTCAGAAATTCACTTTTTGGATAAAAAAGATGGCAGTTTACCAGATTTAAATACTGAAGAAAAACAACAAACCATTGCACAGATTTCCGAACTGTTAAAAAGTTATCAACCAGGAGAAGTTTATGTTCCACACCGTAAAGATTGTCATAGAGATCATGAAGCTACATATTACTTAGTTAAAGAGGCGATCGCCCAAAGTGGAATTAAAGTCCAACTCCTACAGTATCCTATTTGGGCATTTTGGAGAGCGCCCTTATTTATCCTCTTAAAATTCAATGATATTAAGTCAGCATATCGCTTATCAATTACCTCAGTCCAAGAAAAGAAAAAAAGAGCGATCGCAGCCTATCCTTCCCAAATGCAAACCCTACCACCCGGCTTTATAAAACGATTTTTATCTTCAGAGGAAATTTTCTTTCATAGTTAA
- a CDS encoding glycosyltransferase family 4 protein: MTTTQELASASILTLGTGWFPKTPGGLERYIYELTQKLAINKDRIELCGVGLPDDKNTLIKSNIKLNNLASPDSQIWKRLWSIRTNFQKTRLYQPDAINLHFALYSFPILDLLPKEVPITFNFHGPWASESKEEEVNKNLSIWMKKQLIEKNTYNRCDRFIVLSQAFGNILHQQYQVPWDKIHIIPGGVDINHFQYNLSRLAARKQLGWPTDRPILFTSRRLVYRMGIDKLLQAIAIIKPTIPDIWLAIAGRGHIQNLLQQQVIELGLENNVKFLGFLPDEQLPIAYQAANLTVMPSQSFEGFGLAIVESLACGTPVLCTPVGGMPEILQGFAPALITDSITVDSIADKLEQAMLRKIISPSREDCRNYAVQNYDWNHISQQVRQVILADKN, encoded by the coding sequence ATGACAACAACTCAGGAATTAGCTTCTGCGTCTATCCTCACCTTGGGAACAGGTTGGTTTCCCAAAACACCAGGAGGATTAGAAAGGTATATTTATGAACTAACTCAAAAATTAGCTATAAATAAAGACCGCATAGAATTATGTGGAGTAGGTTTACCAGATGACAAAAATACACTCATTAAGTCAAATATTAAGTTAAATAATTTAGCATCTCCAGATAGTCAAATTTGGAAAAGATTATGGTCTATTCGGACTAACTTCCAAAAAACTAGGTTATATCAACCTGATGCAATTAATTTACATTTCGCATTATATAGCTTTCCGATTTTGGATCTTTTACCGAAAGAAGTACCAATTACTTTTAATTTTCATGGTCCTTGGGCTTCAGAAAGTAAGGAAGAAGAAGTAAATAAAAACCTCAGTATTTGGATGAAGAAGCAGTTGATAGAAAAAAATACTTATAATCGGTGCGATCGCTTTATTGTTCTCAGCCAAGCTTTTGGTAATATTTTACATCAACAATATCAAGTTCCCTGGGATAAAATTCATATTATCCCCGGTGGAGTAGACATCAATCACTTCCAATATAATCTATCTCGTCTCGCAGCTAGAAAACAACTAGGGTGGCCAACGGATCGACCAATATTATTTACCTCTCGTCGTCTAGTTTATCGCATGGGAATTGATAAGTTATTACAAGCAATAGCCATAATTAAACCCACAATTCCTGATATTTGGTTAGCTATTGCTGGACGTGGACATATTCAAAATTTACTACAACAACAGGTGATAGAACTAGGACTAGAAAACAATGTTAAATTCTTAGGTTTTTTGCCAGATGAACAGTTACCAATTGCTTACCAAGCTGCTAATTTAACAGTAATGCCTAGTCAATCTTTTGAAGGTTTTGGTTTAGCAATTGTGGAATCTTTAGCCTGTGGTACTCCGGTTTTATGTACACCGGTAGGGGGAATGCCAGAAATTTTACAGGGTTTTGCACCAGCTTTAATTACTGATTCAATCACTGTTGATAGTATTGCTGATAAATTAGAACAAGCAATGTTAAGAAAAATCATTTCACCTTCTAGAGAAGACTGTCGTAATTATGCAGTACAAAATTATGATTGGAATCATATTTCTCAACAAGTAAGACAAGTTATTTTAGCTGATAAAAATTGA
- a CDS encoding glycosyltransferase family 4 protein, producing MKVLFLDQSGKPGGAELCLLDIAKPFADTCLVGLFADGDFRKLLEINHIPVEVLATQAINVKKQSSLFTALASLGQLTPLINKVVQRAREYDLIYANTQKALVVGAIASFLARRPLVYHLHDILSLEHFSNTNLWVAITLINRFASLVIANSQASKTAFIQAGGKADFVEVVYNGFTIKNYQVSENEPQQLRLNLGLEDKFVVGHFSRISPWKGQHILIDALAECPENVHVILVGDALFGEDEYVQELHQKVQALNLENRVKFLGFRDDIPQLMSACDLVAHTSIAPEPFGRVIVEAMLCGKPVVAAKAGGAIELVEDGINGFLVTPNNPQELAQVINNCVQEKDLMQNIANDARISASQRFDVNIINQQIHQKIHQKIQELLTT from the coding sequence ATGAAGGTTTTATTTTTAGATCAAAGTGGTAAACCTGGTGGTGCTGAGTTATGTTTGTTAGATATTGCTAAACCCTTTGCTGATACTTGTTTAGTTGGTTTATTTGCAGATGGTGATTTTAGAAAGTTACTGGAAATTAATCATATTCCTGTGGAAGTTTTAGCAACTCAAGCTATTAATGTTAAAAAGCAAAGTAGTTTATTTACAGCATTAGCTAGTTTAGGACAACTCACACCTTTAATTAATAAAGTAGTTCAACGCGCTAGGGAATATGATTTAATTTACGCTAATACTCAAAAAGCTTTAGTTGTCGGTGCAATAGCGAGTTTTTTAGCACGTCGTCCTTTGGTTTATCATTTACATGATATTCTATCTTTAGAACATTTTAGTAACACTAATCTCTGGGTTGCTATTACTTTAATTAATCGTTTTGCATCTTTAGTAATTGCTAATTCTCAAGCTAGTAAAACTGCATTTATCCAAGCTGGGGGAAAAGCTGATTTTGTAGAAGTTGTCTATAATGGTTTTACTATTAAAAATTATCAAGTTTCTGAAAATGAACCTCAACAATTAAGGCTAAATTTGGGATTAGAGGATAAATTTGTCGTGGGACATTTTAGCCGTATTTCTCCCTGGAAAGGACAGCATATTTTAATTGATGCTTTGGCAGAATGTCCAGAAAATGTTCATGTTATTTTAGTCGGTGATGCTTTATTTGGTGAGGATGAATATGTACAAGAATTACACCAAAAAGTACAAGCTTTAAATTTAGAAAACCGAGTTAAATTTTTAGGTTTTCGTGATGATATTCCGCAATTAATGTCAGCTTGTGATTTAGTGGCACATACATCAATTGCACCTGAACCTTTTGGGAGAGTTATTGTTGAAGCAATGCTGTGCGGTAAACCTGTGGTTGCTGCTAAAGCTGGGGGTGCAATAGAATTAGTTGAAGATGGGATCAATGGTTTTTTAGTTACACCAAATAACCCCCAGGAATTAGCACAGGTAATTAATAATTGTGTTCAGGAAAAAGACTTGATGCAAAATATCGCTAATGATGCTAGAATTAGTGCTAGTCAACGTTTTGATGTGAATATTATTAATCAGCAAATTCATCAAAAAATTCATCAAAAAATTCAAGAACTATTAACAACATAA